The genomic DNA CGAAAGCACTCATAGAAAAAGCGGGAGGGAAAGTGACAAATTCTGTCAGCGCCAAAACTGACTACTTACTTGTCGGGGAAGACGCAGGTTCTAAGTTGGAAAAAGCTCAAGAATTGGGAATCACCCAGTTGAGTGAAGCCCAATTGCTAGAAATAGTCGAAGATTAGATGTCATCAGCAAACACACAATGGAAAGAGTAGGGAGCGTGCGCTTTGATTGCGTAACGCTCCTTTTCCTTGAAAGTACCCGGCAGGCTTTAGTCGTCAGGCTTATTTTACCAAAAATCGGATTAATCCTAATGCAACTTCATTCTAGTTCCGGTAGATGGCGCTTAGGACTAGCGTTATCACTTGTGACTGTATTCCTATGGGGAATTCTACCTATTGCTCTGACGGTGACGCTGCAAGCGTTGGATGTTTACACCGTCACTTGGTTTCGCTTTCTGGTATCTTTTGGATTGTTAGCGATTTATTTAGCGGCACGGAAACAATTACCATCAGTAGAAAAACTGAAAACAACGCCTATAGGATTATTAGCGATCGCTATCTTATTTTTAGCAGCTAATTACATCCTTTTTCTACAAGGTTTGCAGCTAACTTCCCCAGCTAATACCCAAGTTCTCATTCAAATGGCTCCCGTGCTTATGGGTTTGGGCGGCTTAGCTTTTTTTAAAGAACGCTATACTTTGCGTCAATGGATAGGTTTAGGCGTACTAACTCTAGGATTCGCGCTGTTCTTTCACGAGCAATTAACTAACTTAATTACAGCGCAGGGCAAATATTTAATCGGCTGTGGCTTAATTGTGCTGGCAGCTATAACTTGGGCTATTTATGCTTTAGCTCAAAAACAGCTTTTGCAAAAATTGCCTTCTTCTAACATTATGCTGCTAATCTATGGCGGCTGTGCAATTTTGTTCACTCCGTTTATCACAGCGCAACCGATTCTTACACTGAATCCCTTACATTTAGGAATGCTACTTTTTTGTGCTTTGAATACTGTTATTGCTTACGGTGCTTTTGCCGAATCTTTAGAACACTGGGAAGCATCGCGAGTAAGTGCCGTTTTAGCTATTACTCCTATTGTAACTTTGATATCTGTGTCCGCTGTGGCGGTTTTTTTACCTAGTTTAATCGCCCCGGAAAAACTCACAATATTGGGGATTTTTGGAGCAATTTCAGTAGTATCTGGCTCGATAGCGATCGCGCTAGGAAAATCGCGTTAATCTTAGAATATCATGCGATTTGATTGTAGTTGTGATTCAGGGGTTCAGATACCCGACTTCTTTAAGAAGTCGGGTATCTAGCTTTCACGAATCATTTTGGACTGCTATATATTGGCTCAAGTAGCAGAGAATAAAACCCTCTTGCATCTCCTAGGGTTTAATTAGACGCCTATTTCGTGCTGCATGGCGATACTCAGCCATCAATTTTTCTCGCTGTTGATATGGATAATACATCATGGCAACTAAGGACAAACTGGTTCCCAGTAGGGATGAAAACAAAAAGAAATTGAAGAAGCCTACACTGAATCCCGTGCCTAAACTCATGCCTAAACCTGTTATCAAAAGTGCGCTAGTAACGGCAATCTTTTCAGTAAATCCTCTCTCCTTATAATTCTTAATGACCGCCCCATTTACAAATCCAATCACTAGACCTGCCAAGGTTCCTAAAGAAGCGATAGCCGCTGGTAAGAACCCAGATGATAACAAAACAACTAACATTGTCAAAGTTGTCAGCCAAGCTGCAATCTTGATGCCTATTACAGTTCTGATTCCAACCGCAGCAAGTAGAGTTCCGGCTAAAAACCAAGCCACAAATACTGCTATTACCCCAACTTCAAAAATTGCTACTGATGGCCAAGAGGTAAATTTGAATAGAACTGCTACCATCCAAGCGATCGCACCTGTCCAAAATCCAGTCATTGCCAGAGCAATTCCTAATAGCAAAACCATTGAAATATAAGGCGGTTTTGGGGTTTCAAACAGCGTTGTGCGGACTGTAATTGTGATAGGGTAAGTTTCCGGTGAAGAATTGGTGCGTAATAAAACCTGACGGCTGTAGGTTTTATCTGCCATCAACTTATTAGTATTTACGGTAATTTGGCAATCAGCATGATTACTCTTAAATACAGTTGGTTCAAAAGAAATCCAAGCATGAGAATTGGAATAGCGCGGATCGCTTTCGTGGGGTGCTACTTCCCAAGTACCTTCAAGCAATGTATCTGGCACAGAGTTATTAACACTAACGGTTTTAGTTAATTTTTCGCCTATTTGTCTTGTTTTAAATTCCACAGCAAGTTGGTTAAATTTAACTTCCGGTAAGCGGCAAACATAAATCGGCTTGAGAGCTTCCAAAGCAGCGGTAGCATTGGGAAAACGGTCTTTTGCTTTGGGTTCGACCATTTTTGAGAGCCAGTCAACAAAGCGCAGACTCAGCTTGGGAAGCAGCAGCTTGAAATTAAGCCGCCCATCTTCATCAAATAAGGTGTCAATTTCCGTTGATTTTGTCCCAGTTAGCAAGCAAATGAGTGTTGCGCCTAAACCATATAAATCTGTCGCTTCGTTTAGCTGGCGATTGTATATCTGTTCGGGTGCCATGAACCCAAATGTCCCGGCGGCGACGCTGCTCATTGCCATTTCCCCACTGCCAATTCGAGCTAAGCCAAAATCCACCAGATAAACATTCATTTGCTCGTCCACAAGGATATTTTCAGGTTTAATATCCCGGTGAATTACAGATGGAATCCGATTTTGTAAATAAATAAGAATTTCTAGGACAGAAACAGCAATTTTCTGGATATCATCCGGGTCAAAACTGCGCGGAGCTGATAAAGGCAGGGCATCTTTATACTCTTGCACCATGCAGAAACCAGACGGGGTTTCAAAAGAATCGAGATAACGGGGAATTCCCGGATGATCGAGTCCTCGCAAGACTTGAATCTCGCGCTCATAAGCTTTAAAACCCGACCATTCAGACCCAACTTGGGCAAATAGAAATCGCTTCAGGATGACTGGCTGCTCTGTGACGTTATCCTTTGCCAGATAAGTGATGCGACCCCCGGCGCGATTGCGCCCAAGTTCTCGAATGGTCTGATAGCGGGGACGGCGACTTAAAGTGTGTGAGGAGTTGCTCATGACGGCAAACAATGCAGGTAGATGGCGTCTATTCTAGGCGATCGCTTTCCTTTCGTTTTTTCCCTTCGCGCCCTATAAAAAAGATAGGGCAACGCTTACGTAAATGCCTCTTCGTGGTTAAACCTCCACCAACGCTAACTCCTCCTCTTCAACCTCCTGCCAAGTAGAATTAGCCAATTTTTCAATCGCCCGATCGATTGTCTCCAAACCCTGCTGAAGATTTTCTATCACGCTAAGATGTCCGCGCAACTCAGCAGCACCAGCAAAACCCTTGGCATACCAAGTCATATGCTTCCTAGCTTGTCTGATCCCGCGATCGCCTTTATATTCATACAAAGCTTGCAGATGTTCTTTGGCACATTCCAGCCGTTGTATCGGCGTTGGTGCCGTCTTTTCTAAGCCAGTTTTCAAAAAATAGTCAATTTCTCCCACCAAAAAGGGATAACCCAGAGTTCCCCGCGAACACATCACCCCATCCGCGCCGGTCTGTTCCAAACACTTCACCGCCGCCTCCACGGAAAACATATCGCCATTAGCAATCACTGGAATCGACAAAATTTCCTTGACTTTACCAATCCACTCCCACTTGGCAGGGCCAGTGTAACCTTGGGAACGGGTGCGACCGTGTACCGTAATCATTTGCGCCCCCGCATCTTCCATGCGCTTGGCAAAGTCCAGAATATTAATTTCCTTATCTGTCCAACCGATGCGCGTTTTCACCGTCACCGGTACATTCACCGCCTTTACGACTGCCCGGACAATTGCCTCAGCGACTTCTGGCTGTCGCAACAAAGAAGAACCGCCACCATTTTTAGTAATTTTATTAACTGGACAACCCATATTAATATCAACTGTATCCGCCCCTTCTTTCACAGCCATTACAGCTGCTTCCGCCAAGAAATCTGGGCGACAATCAAACAACTGAATACTAATTGGTCGTTCGTTAGGATCTACTTCCATAATTTTAGGAAGTTCTTTCACATAATGCAGCCCTGTGGCATTTACCATCTCGGTGTACATCATCGAGTCTGGCGCATAACGACGCACCAAACGCCGAAACACCAGATCAGTCACTCCAGAGAGAGGCGACTGTAAGACGCGGCTTTTTACTTCAAAAGAGCCAATTTTGAGAGGAGTGGAGAGTCGGGATTGCAGGCTAGGAGATAGGGAAATCATAAACCTTATCAGGCAAACGAGGCTTTTTTATGGTAGCCGTTTCTCAACACCTCTCACGTCCTCTGTTCCCTTCGGCTTATGCAGCATCTTTGCAGTTAAACCCCTCCAAGACGGCAAATACAACAGATTTATTACGGGTTGCACCCCTACCGACAGCCAAAGATTTCCTTAGAGTAGACACAGTGATAGCAATCAGCAGCAGATAGGTGGATGAAGGAAGGAAAATGGCTTCGCAAGTTTAACCGTCCCAAACTAGGTTCGGAAAACCCCCCTTCATCGAGTAGCAACTCGCGCTCAGTATATATAACAGTACGCACTCGGCGATCAGACTAAACGTTTGCTGGTTCAACTTGTACTTTTGTATTCCCAGTTTTGCAGTTTTGTAGTTATAGGAACCGAGAGAAACCCTTATGCCGAAAGTTGTTGGAATTGACTTAGGTACGACAAACTCCTGCGTAGCAGTAATGGAAGGTGGTAAACCCACGGTAATTGCTAACGCAGAAGGTTTTCGCACCACACCATCGGTAGTAGCATTTGCCAAAAATGGCGATCGCTTAGTCGGACAAATCGCCAAACGCCAATCGGTGATGAACCCCGAAAACACCTTCTACTCGGTGAAGCGCTTCATGGGGCGTAAATTTGAAGA from Funiculus sociatus GB2-C1 includes the following:
- the dusB gene encoding tRNA dihydrouridine synthase DusB; protein product: MISLSPSLQSRLSTPLKIGSFEVKSRVLQSPLSGVTDLVFRRLVRRYAPDSMMYTEMVNATGLHYVKELPKIMEVDPNERPISIQLFDCRPDFLAEAAVMAVKEGADTVDINMGCPVNKITKNGGGSSLLRQPEVAEAIVRAVVKAVNVPVTVKTRIGWTDKEINILDFAKRMEDAGAQMITVHGRTRSQGYTGPAKWEWIGKVKEILSIPVIANGDMFSVEAAVKCLEQTGADGVMCSRGTLGYPFLVGEIDYFLKTGLEKTAPTPIQRLECAKEHLQALYEYKGDRGIRQARKHMTWYAKGFAGAAELRGHLSVIENLQQGLETIDRAIEKLANSTWQEVEEEELALVEV
- a CDS encoding DMT family transporter codes for the protein MQLHSSSGRWRLGLALSLVTVFLWGILPIALTVTLQALDVYTVTWFRFLVSFGLLAIYLAARKQLPSVEKLKTTPIGLLAIAILFLAANYILFLQGLQLTSPANTQVLIQMAPVLMGLGGLAFFKERYTLRQWIGLGVLTLGFALFFHEQLTNLITAQGKYLIGCGLIVLAAITWAIYALAQKQLLQKLPSSNIMLLIYGGCAILFTPFITAQPILTLNPLHLGMLLFCALNTVIAYGAFAESLEHWEASRVSAVLAITPIVTLISVSAVAVFLPSLIAPEKLTILGIFGAISVVSGSIAIALGKSR
- a CDS encoding serine/threonine protein kinase, which produces MSNSSHTLSRRPRYQTIRELGRNRAGGRITYLAKDNVTEQPVILKRFLFAQVGSEWSGFKAYEREIQVLRGLDHPGIPRYLDSFETPSGFCMVQEYKDALPLSAPRSFDPDDIQKIAVSVLEILIYLQNRIPSVIHRDIKPENILVDEQMNVYLVDFGLARIGSGEMAMSSVAAGTFGFMAPEQIYNRQLNEATDLYGLGATLICLLTGTKSTEIDTLFDEDGRLNFKLLLPKLSLRFVDWLSKMVEPKAKDRFPNATAALEALKPIYVCRLPEVKFNQLAVEFKTRQIGEKLTKTVSVNNSVPDTLLEGTWEVAPHESDPRYSNSHAWISFEPTVFKSNHADCQITVNTNKLMADKTYSRQVLLRTNSSPETYPITITVRTTLFETPKPPYISMVLLLGIALAMTGFWTGAIAWMVAVLFKFTSWPSVAIFEVGVIAVFVAWFLAGTLLAAVGIRTVIGIKIAAWLTTLTMLVVLLSSGFLPAAIASLGTLAGLVIGFVNGAVIKNYKERGFTEKIAVTSALLITGLGMSLGTGFSVGFFNFFLFSSLLGTSLSLVAMMYYPYQQREKLMAEYRHAARNRRLIKP